The nucleotide window TATGTCGTCGTCGACCGCATCACCGAGATCGCCACAGCGCGCGGCGTCAACAACGCGCAGGTCGCGCTCGCCTGGATGCTCTCCAAACCGGGCATCACCGCGCCGATCATCGGCGCCAGCAAGATGCACCACCTCGAAGACGCCCTCAAATCGCTCGAAATCCAGCTCACCACCGAAGAGATCAAGGCGCTTGAGGAGCCATACGAGCCCCACCCCATCCTCGGCCACAGCTACTGACAGGAAACAAAGGCCGCCAGCGTCTTCCCCGGCGTTGGCGGCCTCCTGTATAACGTCCGGCGAGGACTCACACCCGCATGAATCGTCGCGAATTCCTTGCTGCCGGCAGCGCCGGAGCCGTCACCTTTTTTTCCGCACACCATCTTGCTGCCCTTTCTGCCGCCGCGCCCGCCACGTCGCCCATAGTTCCGCCGATGCTCTTCGGCGTCGACTACTATCCCGACCAGACACCCGAACACCTCTGGGAAGAGGATGCCGCCGCCATGGCCGCAGCCGGTGTCACCAACGTCCGCATCGCCGAGTTCGCCTGGGGATTGATGGAGCCGAGCGAAGGCACTTACGACTTCCGCTGGCTCGACCGCGCCGTTTCCATCCTGCATGCGCACAACATAGGCTGCATCCTCGGCACACCATCCGCCGCACCTCCACCATGGCTCACGCAGAAGTACCCCGAAGTTCTGATGGTGAACGACAAGGGCGTCACCCTTGCGCCCGGCACGCGCCGCTTCACCTGCCCCACCAATGCCACCTATCGCCGCCTGTCCGTGAATATCGCCACCGAGATGGCAAAGCACTTCGCTTCGACACCCGGCGTCATCGGCTGGCAGATCGACAACGAGCTGACCCTCGGCGACAGTGCCCGCTGCTACTGCCGCTGGTGCCGCGAGGGTTTTCAGCAGTGGCTGAGAAAGCGTTATCCGTCGCTTGAAGCCATCAACCAGGCCTGGGGTACCGTCTTCTGGAGCAACACCTACACCGACTTCTCGCAGATCCCCGTCCCACTGCCCTCCGGAGCGCCGCCCAATCCCGGCTTCGCTCTCGACTACTATCGCTACCAGAGCGACGCCAACGCCTCATTCCTCGACGAACAGCTCACCGTGCTGCGCCGGCTCTGCCCGCAGCACTTCATGACCACCAACAACGCCGGCCTGGTCGACAACCTGAACCTGCGCGACCTCTATCGCAACCTCGACTTCGCCTCGGCCGACAACTATCCCAGCTTCTTCGCCATCATCCTCGCCGACTCCGGCACCTCGCTCCCGCCCGAGGCCATCGCCGCGCTCGCCGCACTGGGCCATGACTCCGCACGCGGCCTCAAGGACGGCAAGCCCTTCTTCATCATGGAAGAACAGAGCGGCAAGGCTGGCCAGCCCTTCTTCACGCCGCAACCCGAACCCGGCCAGCTTCGCCTCTGGAGCTATCAGGCCGTCGCTCACGGCGCCTTCGGCATCAACTATTTCCGCTGGGATACCGCCGTCTTCGGCGCCGAAGAGTATTGGCATGGCCTGCTCCGCCATGATCGCTCGCACAGCCCAGGCTTCGATGAAATTGTGCAGACCATCCGCGAACTGAAGACCCTCGGGCCGGAAGCGCTGCATGCCTCCTGTGATGCCGGCCTCGGTCTTCTCTACGACCTCAGCTCCGACTGGGCTCTCGGCTTCCAGCCCGGCCAGCCAAAGCTCAAGTACCTGGGCGAGCTCACCAGCTGGTACGGCTCGCTCGCTGCCGCCGGACGCGGCGTCGATATCCTCGATGGCACCGAAGACCTTTCCCGCTACAAGGCCGTCTTCGCTCCGCTCTCCTATATCGTCAGCGCGCAGCAGGCCGAACGCATCCGGGCCTACGTCCAGGGCGGAGGGCTGTTCTTTTCCGGTGTCCGCCTCGGCGTCAAGGACGAGCACTCCCGCATGGTCGAGACCCCGCTGCCCGGCCTACTCCGCGACGTCATGGGCGTCGAGCTCGAGGACTACCAGCCCATCTACACCGAGACACAAAATGTGAAGTTCTCGGGACCGCTCACCGCTCCCGATGCGCCGGTCCATCTCTGGGCCGACATCCTCGAGCCGAAGACTGCCGAGGTCCTAGCTACCTACACGGGAGGCGCTTATGCGGGCCGCGCCGCCATCACCGCTAACCGCTTCGGCCAGGGCCACGCCGTCTACCTCGGAGCTCATCTCGAAGCCCCCGAGCTGGCCCGCGTGCTGATGACTCTTCTGACCGCACACGGGATACCCCGCGCCTTCGATGCCCCGCGCGGCGTCGAGATCACCAGCCGCTCCGTCGGCCAGAACAGCTGGACCTATTTCCTCAACCATGCGCCGCAGCCACAGCAGGTTCCGCTCGCAATGTCCTACCAGGACGCCTTCGACAGCACGTCCGTCTCAGGCTCATTCTCCTTGCCTGGCTATGGCGTACGCGTGCTCAGGAGCACCCCCCGGAACGGATAAAAACAAAACGCGGAGGCCAAAGCCTCCGCGTCCCTTTTCCATGGTGAAGTATCCGGCTAATCCAGCTTCTCTGCCTCGATGCCGATATTCTTCTCGCCAGCTGCCTTCTTTTCGAAATACTTCTTCACCCACGCCTCGAAGGTCTTGCCGGCTGCCGTATCACGGCCGGTAAAAGCCAATGCGGCGATATCGGCATAGGGGATGCTCAGCTTCGTCCGCTCGGTCGACGGGATGACCCGCACAGCCGAATTCTGCAAATTGGTTCCTGTGCGGCGGTCAAAAATATAGCCGTTGACCTGCTGGCCGCTCTTCAGCGTCAGCGTCACGTCGCCGCGATAATCGAAGGCCTTCTCCAGCGCATCGAAGATCTCCGGTTCGGTCGCCAGCGACGGAATCCAGCCTTCGAGGTTCTCGCGATCGCGTCCGGCAATGTGCTCGATCTCGTCCGCGCTCTGGTGCTTGAGTTGCTCGATGCGCAAGTGCTCCTGCTGTTCGGTCGCCATGGTTAGTCTCCTGCCACCGAGGTTTCAAGCGAGCGTTTTTCCGACGCTGCGGACTGGATCTGCACCAGCGGATGGGAATTAGCCGGCTTCCAGTCATTCAGCAGCTTCTGCGCTTCGGGGTCCGGATAGAGCGAGGGGAACATGTACTTCTTCGCCGTCTCCCAGAAGCCCTTGAGCGAGCCGAAGTTGTAATCGACCGCCGAGGCTTCATGACCGGAGTGCACCATGCAGTTGGCGCACTGCGGATTGCCGCTCTTCGCGCCGTAATTCTCCCACTTTGTGGTTTCCATCAACTCTTTGAAGGTGTCGGCGTAGCCGTCCTGCAGCAGATAGCACGGCTTCTGCCATCCGAAGATGGAGAAGGTCGGCATGCCCCACGGGGTGCATTCAAAATCCTGCTTGCCCATCAAGAACTCGGAGAAGAGCGGATGCGTGTTGAACTGCCAGCTCTTGTTCCGGTTGGAAAGGATCATGCGGAAGAGCTTGCGCGACTTTGCCTTGCCCAGGAAGTGGTTCTGGTCAGGCGCCTTCTCATAGGTATAGCCAGGCGAGACCATCATGCTCTCAACACCAGCGGCCATCAGCTCGTCGAAGTGGGCGCGCACCGAGTTCGGATCGGCACCGTCGAAGAGCGTGGTGTTGGTCGTTACCCGGAAACCGGCAGCAACCGCCGCATGAATGCCTTCCATCGCCATGTCATGGCCGCCTTCGCGGCAGACGGAGAAGTCGTGATGCTCCTTCTGGCCGTCGACGTGGACGGAGAAGGACAGATACTTGCTCGGCTTAAAGAGGTGAAGTTTTTCTTTAAGAAGCAGCGCGTTCGTGCACATATATACGTACTTTTTGCGCGCCACCAGTCCGGCCACAATCTCCGGCATCTTGGGATGCAGCAGCGGCTCGCCGCCGGGAATCGACACCATCGGCGCGCCACACTCTTCCACCGCCTTGAAGCATTCCTCAGGCGTCAGCTCTGCCTTCAGAATATGCGCCGGGTACTGGATCTTTCCGCAGCCCGCGCAGGCCAGGTTACAGCGGAACAGAGGCTCAAGCATCAGCACCAGCGGATACCGCCTGCGCCCCTTCAGCTTCTGCTTCAATACGTAGCTGGCAACCGTCCATGCCTGTGAAATCGGTACGCCCATCGTTCTCCCCTGATCTGAAAAATCAGATCAAAAAACTGTCGATCGAAATGCATCGATCCAAAATTCAAACCCGGGCCTGCAACAAAAACCTGCCGCCCGCTCTTCCCTGAGTGCAACGACTCCGTCCGGAACTGCTAAGCCTTCTGGAGCGCCTTCTTATAGGTCGTCAGCGCAAGCAGCGGGAAGTAGTTCCGGTACAGGTGATACGCCAGATAAAACACCCGCGGGAAACCCGTGCCGGTGTAAATCGCCTGCCGATGTACGTCTTCTCCGGTGCTTTCGTCCCAGGAGCCATCTTCCTCCTGATGCGCCAGCAACCACTTGATGCCCTTGGCTACGGAATCGCTCCGGTCATCACCGGCCGCCAGCAGTCCAAGGATCGCCCATGCCGTCTGCGAAGGTGTGCTCGTTCCCACTCCGCGCGTTGCGGGATCATCGTAGCTTCCGCAGCTCTCACCCCAGCCACCGTCCGCGTTCTGCACCGAGCGAACCCACTCTGCAGCCTGCTGCACCTGCGGTTCGTGGTTCCAGACACCGATCGCCTCGAGGCCACGCAGTACCAGGAAGGTTCCGTAGAGGTAGTTCACCCCCCAGCGGCCAAACCAGCTTCCGTCCGGCTCCTGCTCACTGTAGATGAACTTGATCGCCTTCTCGATGCGCTTGTCTTTGCGTGTATATCCGTAGGCGGCCAGCATCTCGAGCATGCGGCCGGTGATATCTACCGTCGGCGGGTCCAGCATCGCGTTGTGGTCAGCAAACGGGATGTACTGGAAGATCATCTTCGTGTTGTCTTTATCGAAGCTTGCCCAGCCGCCGTTCTTGCACTGCATGGCGAAGAGCCACTCAATCGCCCGCTGCGCCACATCGTACTGATACCGCTCCCGGGGATTATCCACCTTGTTCAACGCAAGCAGAACCTGCGCAGAATCATCAGTATCCGGGTAAAACTCATTGTTGAACTCGAAATACCATCCACCCGGCTCTACACCACGGACCTTGACGGCCCAATCACCCTTATGGCGGACTTCCTTCGAGAGCATCCAGTCCACGGCCTTCAACAGGCGCGGATCGTTGCGTGAAACTCCAGCCTCACCCAGCGCATAGACCGCCTGCGCCGTGTCCCATACCGGAGAAACACAGGGCTGCATGC belongs to Silvibacterium dinghuense and includes:
- a CDS encoding beta-galactosidase → MNRREFLAAGSAGAVTFFSAHHLAALSAAAPATSPIVPPMLFGVDYYPDQTPEHLWEEDAAAMAAAGVTNVRIAEFAWGLMEPSEGTYDFRWLDRAVSILHAHNIGCILGTPSAAPPPWLTQKYPEVLMVNDKGVTLAPGTRRFTCPTNATYRRLSVNIATEMAKHFASTPGVIGWQIDNELTLGDSARCYCRWCREGFQQWLRKRYPSLEAINQAWGTVFWSNTYTDFSQIPVPLPSGAPPNPGFALDYYRYQSDANASFLDEQLTVLRRLCPQHFMTTNNAGLVDNLNLRDLYRNLDFASADNYPSFFAIILADSGTSLPPEAIAALAALGHDSARGLKDGKPFFIMEEQSGKAGQPFFTPQPEPGQLRLWSYQAVAHGAFGINYFRWDTAVFGAEEYWHGLLRHDRSHSPGFDEIVQTIRELKTLGPEALHASCDAGLGLLYDLSSDWALGFQPGQPKLKYLGELTSWYGSLAAAGRGVDILDGTEDLSRYKAVFAPLSYIVSAQQAERIRAYVQGGGLFFSGVRLGVKDEHSRMVETPLPGLLRDVMGVELEDYQPIYTETQNVKFSGPLTAPDAPVHLWADILEPKTAEVLATYTGGAYAGRAAITANRFGQGHAVYLGAHLEAPELARVLMTLLTAHGIPRAFDAPRGVEITSRSVGQNSWTYFLNHAPQPQQVPLAMSYQDAFDSTSVSGSFSLPGYGVRVLRSTPRNG
- the hpnH gene encoding adenosyl-hopene transferase HpnH — protein: MGVPISQAWTVASYVLKQKLKGRRRYPLVLMLEPLFRCNLACAGCGKIQYPAHILKAELTPEECFKAVEECGAPMVSIPGGEPLLHPKMPEIVAGLVARKKYVYMCTNALLLKEKLHLFKPSKYLSFSVHVDGQKEHHDFSVCREGGHDMAMEGIHAAVAAGFRVTTNTTLFDGADPNSVRAHFDELMAAGVESMMVSPGYTYEKAPDQNHFLGKAKSRKLFRMILSNRNKSWQFNTHPLFSEFLMGKQDFECTPWGMPTFSIFGWQKPCYLLQDGYADTFKELMETTKWENYGAKSGNPQCANCMVHSGHEASAVDYNFGSLKGFWETAKKYMFPSLYPDPEAQKLLNDWKPANSHPLVQIQSAASEKRSLETSVAGD